One segment of Meriones unguiculatus strain TT.TT164.6M chromosome 3, Bangor_MerUng_6.1, whole genome shotgun sequence DNA contains the following:
- the LOC110539912 gene encoding PRAME family member 12-like, with translation MTAQIPPTLLKLARQALLRNETLDMSALDKLPMELLPTLFMEAFTGRHTMTVKAMVAAWPFPCLLMGALMKTLDLEPFQAVLAGVDMWLQRKFHPRGKLQVLELRKKQHEFWSIRAGAEDGDCSAETPDEQQVVKVLPRYALRWHLKVVDDLCLMPCVDEEQTCFLQWVEQRKGSIQFCCMKMTIWALPFHVIHEVMNVFHPEHFREFALNTEWNMFMMARFAPCLGQMRNLHKLLLVPIYNNVFKISNRTTDREDKCINKLISQFSRFSCLQHLCLKSIYFLRDGINQVFRSLMTPLETLSITYCHISQADLNYFSECPKLFQLTHLDMKGVPLKALDLMPFRVLLENVAHILQSLDLKGCRMKDSHLTGLIPALSKCSQLAKVSFYYNDFSMPILMVFLQHTANLSKSVTDTLQPLDKKGCRMKDSHLIVLIPTLSKCSQLAKVNFYGNDFSMPILIDFLQHTANLRKMNVEDYHPYYQVQDHVGSIIP, from the exons ATGACTGCTCAGATTCCACCCACACTCCTGAAGCtggcaaggcaggctctgctgagaAATGAGACCTTGGACATGTCAGCTCTGGACAAACTGCCCATGGAACTCTTGCCAACACTGTTCATGGAAGCCTTCACTGGCAGACACACTATGACTGTGAAGGCAATGGtggcagcctggcctttcccCTGTCTCCTTATGGGGGCATTGATGAAGACTCTTGATTTGGAACCTTTCCAGGCAGTTCTAGCAGGAGTAGACATGTGGCTGCAAAGAAAGTTTCACCCCAG GGGAAAACTTCAAGTTCTTGAGctaagaaagaaacagcatgaaTTTTGGAGCATAAGGGCTGGTGCAGAGGATGGTGACTGCTCAGCAGAGACCCCAGATGAGCAGCAAGTAGTGAAGGTCCTTCCCAGATATGCACTGCGGTGGCACCTGAAGGTGGTAGATGACCTTTGCCTCATGCCGTGTGTAGATGAAGAACAAACATGCTTCTTGCAGTGGGTCGAGCAGAGAAAGGGCTCCATCCAGTTCTGCTGTATGAAAATGACCATATGGGCTCTGCCTTTCCATGTTATCCATGAGGTCATGAATGTTTTTCATCCAGAGCACTTCAGGGAATTTGCATTGAACACAGAATGGAATATGTTTATGATGGCACGGTTTGCTCCCTGCCTGGGCCAGATGAGAAATCTTCACAAACTCTTACTGGTACCCATCTACAATAATGTCTTCAAGATTAGCAACAGGACAACAGACAGGGAAGACAAGTGTATCAACAAGTTAATTTCTCAGTTCTCCAGATTCAGCTGTCTCCAGCACCTCTGCTTAAAGAGCATCTATTTTCTCAGAGACGGCATCAATCAAGTCTTCAG GTCCCTGATGACCCCattggagaccctgtccatcaCTTACTGCCACATTTCACAGGCAGACCTGAATTACTTCTCTGAGTGTCCAAAGCTCTTTCAGCTGACGCATCTGGACATGAAAGGTGTGCCCTTAAAGGCTTTGGATCTTATGCCTTTCCGAGTCCTCTTGGAGAATGTGGCGCACATTTTGCAGTCCCTGGACCTGAAGGGTTGTAGGATGAAGGACTCTCATCTCACTGGCCTCATACCTGCCCTCAGCAAGTGCTCCCAGCTGGCCAAGGTCAGTTTCTATTACAATGACTTCTCCATGCCCATCCTGATGGTCTTTCTGCAGCACACAGCCAACTTGAGCAAG AGTGTGACAGACACTTTGCAGCCCCTGGACAAGAAGGGTTGTAGGATGAAGGACTCTCATCTCATTGTTCTCATACCCACCCTCAGCAAGTGCtcacagctggccaaagtcaATTTCTATGGCAATGACTTCTCCATGCCCATCCTGATCGACTTTCTGCAGCACACAGCCAACTTGAGAAAGATGAATGTGGAAGA TTATCACCCTTACTACCAGGTTCAGGATCATGTGGGGTCAATAATTCCATGA